The following proteins are co-located in the Penaeus monodon isolate SGIC_2016 chromosome 35, NSTDA_Pmon_1, whole genome shotgun sequence genome:
- the LOC119595122 gene encoding mitotic-spindle organizing protein 1-like — MTSTARTVVTAKETFQILMEVSKLLNTGLDETTLAICVRLCESGANPEALAKVITELQRVKREETGKGQGDGGQ, encoded by the exons ATGACCTCCACAGCACGCACGGTTGTGACAGCAAAAGAAACTTTCCAAATTCTGATGGAGGTCTCAAAACTTCTGAATACAg GATTGGATGAAACTACCCTGGCTATATGTGTCCGGCTGTGCGAAAGTGGCGCTAACCCTGAAGCATTGGCAAAAGTCATCACAGAACTgcagagagtgaaaagagaagagacaggcaAGGGGCAGGGGGATGGGGGGCAATGA